CGCGAGCCTACAATACTTCAGCGGCGCACGCGCTCCGGGACGGCCGCGCGCCGCGCGCACTATTTCTTCGCGGCGCGCACGATGCGTGCGAGGGCCTCGCCGGCGACCGCGGCGATTTCCTCGAGGCGCTTGGTCGCGATGAGCGTGTCGCCGAGCTCGTCGGCGAGCACCACGACCGCCGTGCGGCCGTGCACGCGGATGGGGACGGCCGCCATCTCGCGGCTCACCGTCCGCAGGGCCGCCACGAGGGGCCCGTGGGTGCTGGGATCCAGCGGCCCCAGGTAAGTGCCCTCCGCCGAGGCCCAGGCGAGGACGGTGGGCGCGTCGGCGGGGATTTCGAGCGCCGTGATCTCCCCGGAAGAGGCGAGCCCGGGCGTCGCCAGCCACCCCACGAAGCTCCCGCGGCGTACGACGAAGATTGCGACTCGCCGCGCGACGACGCGCGCCCCGGCGAGGACCAAGCCGAGGATCGCGTCCCGATCGGGCGCCGACTTGAGCGCCGCGAGCACTTGGCTCGGCTCGGGCGCGGAACCGGCGCTCGGGGCCATGCTCCCGCGCTGCGGATCGGCCGCGCTCGGCGCGCGCACCGAGAGCGGCGCGGGCGGGTGGGACGGCGGGCCGGGCGGCGCGCTTGGGTTTCGCGCGAGCGCCGATGGCGGCGGCGGTCGCGGCGCCACGTTGCGGGTCGTGACGGGCTCGCGCAGGGTGATGGAGGGGGGGATGAGGGAGAGCGTGAGCGGTCGGTCGAGCAGCTCCGCGTCGGGAGGCGGCGGGAGGTCTGCGCGCCGGAGCGTCGCAGGCGACACCGTGACCTCGGGCTCGCGGCGAGTGGGCACCGACGAGGTTCGGCCGGTGCGGGAGGGCGCCACCTCCACCGCCGCGGCGGGGAGCGAGTCGATCTGCAGGCTGCCGTCTTCGGGCTCGGGGAGCCCCACGGGCACCGAGCTGCGCGAACGTACGAGCTCCGCGTCCGGGAGAGAGAGACCGCCGCCGAGGCGCGAGTAGGTGATGCTCGCGACGCTCTCGTCCCCGAGCGGATCGAGGGCAGGGGCGAACGTGCTGCGGCGGCGGGTCAGCGGGATCGGGATCTCCGACGGCTCCTCCCGCGGGGTCCCGCTGAGGAGCCCAGGGCCCCACATCGGCGTGCGGCGCACGGAGTAGGTCGGATCGGGCGGTGGCGTCTCGTCGCGCATGCGCGGGCGCGCCGCGACCTTCTCGGGGCGCGCGCTGAGGATCTGGGCGTAGCTCGGGCGATCGCGCAGGGCGCTCTCGACCTGCTCGAGCGACGCGCGCATGGCCACGACGTTCGCGCCGAGGTGAAAGGCGACCTCCTCGGCGGCGTGGGCGTCGAACGCGTTCACCACGGCGAGATCGACCGTGTTGGAGCGCTCGTCGAATCGCAGCGGCACGACGAGGAGCCGCGTACACAGGCCCGCGGGGAGCCGGTCGAGCAGGTCGATGTCGGCCTCGAGCCCCTGGATGGAGGGCGCGTCCGCGCGGCTGAGCTCCGCCTCCAGCTTCTCGGCGGTGAGCGCTCCGGTGTCGAGCAGGGCGTGCTCCAGCGGCGAATCGTTCGACGCCGCCACGAACAGCGCGCGCTCCAGTCCGTCGGCGCTCAGCACCTCGGAGACCACGAGCCCTTTCGCGAACTCCACCGCCACGGGGGGGACTCTACACCACGCGCAAGTGCGCTGAGGGAGCGAAGCTCGGGGGCGCGCTCACAGATGCCCCTTGCCGAACTGGTAGACCACCTCGCTCTTGCGGAGGAGGCCGAGCTTGGACCGCGCGATGCGCTCGACCGCTGCCGGGTTGTCGCGCAGCTCCGCGACCTCGATCCGCAGCCTCGCGACGTCGCGCCGCAGCTCCTGGTTCTCGGCCTCGACCTGCGTGAGCTCCCGATCCAGCGAGCGCATGCGCGGCAGCCCCTCCGGCTTCAGGATGAGCAGCGGCACGGAGACGAAGGCGACGCCGAGAATCGCGACGGGCAGGAGCCGCTCGATCGCGCGGTCGACGTGGCTGCCGGACATGGCGCGAACCTCGCACGGGCGGGGCTCTGGGCCAAGTTTCTGGTAAAGACGCGGCATGAGCCAGGAAGCGTTAGAGGTCGTCGTTGGCCTCGAGGTGCACGCCCAGCTGCTGACGCAGACGAAGCTGTTCTGCGCGTGCCAGGCCGCGTTCGGGGCACCGCCGAACACCCACGTGTGTCCCACGTGCCTCGGCCTGCCCGGCGCCCTCCCCATGCTGAACCGACGCGCGGTCGAGCTCGCCATCACCGCGAGCCTGCTTCTGGGCGCCGACGTGGCCGCGGAGTCGCGGTTCGCGCGCAAGAACTACTTCTACCCGGATCTCCCCAAGGGCTACCAAATCAGCCAGTTCGAGCAGCCGCTCGCGAGCGGCGGCGGGCTCGAGATCGCCACGGCGCGGGGCCGGAAGCGCGCGCGAATCGAGCGCGTGCACATGGAGGAGGACGCGGGGAAGAACGTGCACGACGGTGCGCGGAGCCTCGTCGACCTCAACCGGGCCGGCACCCCCCTCATCGAGATCGTCGGGCGCCCCGATCTTTCGTCGGGCCGCGAGGCGGCCGACTACCTCCGCGCGCTGCGGGAGCTGCTCGTCTTCGCGGGCGTCAACGACGGCAACATGGAGGAGGGGAGCTTCCGCTGCGACGCGAACGTGTCGGTGCGGCCGCGCGGCGCCGCGGAGCTCGGCACGCGCGTCGAGATCAAGAACATGAACTCGTTCCGCTTCGTCGAGCGCGCCATCGAATACGAGGCGGCGCGGCAGGCGGCGGTGCTCGCGAGCGGCGGCCGCGTCGTGCACGAGACCCGCGGCTGGGACGAGAAGACCGAGACGACGTTCTCCATGCGAAGCAAGGAGACGGCGCAAGACTACCGCTACTTCTCCGAGCCCGATCTCCTCCCGCTCGTGGTGGACGATGGCCTCCTGTCGTCCCTCCGCGCGAGCCTGCCCGAGACCCCCGCCGCGAAGCGGGCGAGGTACACGGCGGCGCTCGCGCTCGCGCCATCCGCCGCGGAGGTGCTTACGCAACATCCCGCCATCGCTAGCTTTTTCGATGCAAGTGTCGCCTTGGGCGCCGCCCCCGTGGCGCTGGCGAACTTCCTCTTGTCGGAGGTGCTCGCCGACGTCGTGACGCATGGCGTCCGCGCCGAGCTCCCGCTCGCG
This is a stretch of genomic DNA from Myxococcales bacterium. It encodes these proteins:
- a CDS encoding septum formation initiator family protein, producing MSGSHVDRAIERLLPVAILGVAFVSVPLLILKPEGLPRMRSLDRELTQVEAENQELRRDVARLRIEVAELRDNPAAVERIARSKLGLLRKSEVVYQFGKGHL
- the gatB gene encoding Asp-tRNA(Asn)/Glu-tRNA(Gln) amidotransferase subunit GatB yields the protein MSQEALEVVVGLEVHAQLLTQTKLFCACQAAFGAPPNTHVCPTCLGLPGALPMLNRRAVELAITASLLLGADVAAESRFARKNYFYPDLPKGYQISQFEQPLASGGGLEIATARGRKRARIERVHMEEDAGKNVHDGARSLVDLNRAGTPLIEIVGRPDLSSGREAADYLRALRELLVFAGVNDGNMEEGSFRCDANVSVRPRGAAELGTRVEIKNMNSFRFVERAIEYEAARQAAVLASGGRVVHETRGWDEKTETTFSMRSKETAQDYRYFSEPDLLPLVVDDGLLSSLRASLPETPAAKRARYTAALALAPSAAEVLTQHPAIASFFDASVALGAAPVALANFLLSEVLADVVTHGVRAELPLAPSSLVALLGLVAEGTLSGKQAKELYKQTRDASGPAGARAVDVVALAERLGMRQLSDRGELESVCARVVAQSPKQLAQYRAGKVGLFGYFVGQVMKETGGRANPALANELLTKLLAAPEAS